The Spirosoma radiotolerans genome has a window encoding:
- a CDS encoding MBL fold metallo-hydrolase — MTIQFFGAARTVTGSKHLITTTSGTQILLDCGLFQGIDTDELNQQFGFDPAQVDYMVLSHAHIDHTGLIPRLVRQGFQGPIYTTSSTIDLCEVMLMDSARIQERDLERVNQRRTRRGQPEIEPLYDENDVQRALNQMQAVEYDKPFVVCDGVTALLTDAGHLLGSASVSLTIREGNVDKKLFFSGDIGRPDDKILRSPQPFPQADYIICESTYGDRLHEAEPDMKAHLLRIVQQTCVEGRGKLIIPAFAVDRTQELIYALDQLSSEGRLPRLPVYIDSPMSVKATDVMRDHEEDFNPDILAYIKKDGDAFQFPNLHYITDVEESKAINDLKEPCIIIAPSGMAEAGRIKHHIKNNIGKASTTILLVGYASPNSLGGALKRGDKEVTIFGERYAVVAHVAIMDSFSAHGDYQEMLHFLSCQDAAKVKSLFLVHGEYDKQLIWKGHLQAAGFQHIEIPEMRQKVTL; from the coding sequence ATGACCATTCAATTCTTCGGTGCCGCCCGAACGGTAACGGGTAGCAAGCACTTGATTACCACCACCAGCGGTACACAAATTTTGCTCGATTGCGGGCTGTTCCAGGGCATTGATACCGACGAGCTTAACCAGCAGTTCGGCTTTGATCCGGCTCAGGTCGACTACATGGTGCTTTCGCATGCCCACATTGACCACACTGGCTTGATTCCCCGACTGGTACGGCAGGGATTTCAGGGACCAATTTACACGACTTCATCCACAATTGATCTCTGTGAAGTTATGCTCATGGACAGCGCCCGGATTCAGGAGCGCGATCTGGAACGAGTCAACCAGCGCCGTACCCGCCGGGGGCAGCCCGAAATCGAACCCCTTTACGACGAAAACGACGTGCAGCGGGCACTCAATCAAATGCAGGCCGTTGAGTATGATAAGCCGTTTGTTGTTTGCGATGGCGTGACGGCCTTGCTGACCGATGCCGGTCATCTACTCGGAAGTGCGTCGGTTAGTCTGACGATTCGGGAAGGGAATGTCGATAAAAAACTGTTTTTCAGTGGCGACATTGGCCGCCCCGACGACAAAATTCTGCGCTCGCCCCAACCGTTTCCCCAGGCCGATTACATCATTTGCGAATCGACCTATGGCGACCGGCTCCACGAAGCGGAACCTGATATGAAAGCCCACTTACTGCGTATTGTACAGCAAACCTGTGTTGAAGGCCGAGGCAAACTGATCATTCCGGCTTTCGCCGTCGACCGTACGCAGGAGTTGATTTACGCGCTCGACCAGTTATCGAGCGAAGGGCGATTACCACGTTTGCCCGTTTATATCGATAGTCCGATGTCTGTAAAAGCTACGGATGTCATGCGCGATCACGAAGAGGATTTCAATCCTGACATTCTGGCCTATATCAAGAAAGATGGCGACGCCTTTCAGTTTCCTAATCTGCATTACATAACGGATGTTGAGGAATCGAAGGCTATTAACGATCTGAAAGAACCATGCATCATCATTGCCCCGTCAGGGATGGCCGAAGCCGGTCGGATCAAGCACCACATCAAGAATAATATTGGCAAGGCCAGTACGACTATTTTGCTCGTTGGCTATGCTTCACCTAACAGCTTAGGGGGTGCTCTGAAGCGGGGCGATAAGGAAGTAACCATTTTTGGCGAACGGTATGCCGTTGTCGCTCATGTTGCCATAATGGATTCCTTCTCGGCGCATGGTGATTATCAGGAAATGCTGCACTTTTTGAGTTGCCAGGATGCCGCCAAGGTTAAATCCCTGTTTCTCGTGCATGGTGAATATGACAAACAATTGATCTGGAAAGGCCACTTGCAGGCCGCTGGGTTTCAACACATCGAGATACCAGAGATGCGTCAGAAAGTGACGCTGTAA
- a CDS encoding alpha-2-macroglobulin family protein, translating into MKTLSHLRNILLISTLSILFFHCSHLPFNDISVVGRNFDDEVQQTQNLIFTFNKNVGPTSQFGEWDSTQYVRFIPAVRGKFKWTAPNELVFSPALAFEAATDYRAELTDDLLKHSDKKDLKISGDAIAFHTPYLQLTGVENWWSRARETGQPVAKTRLNFNYPVSAANVVEKVAVSSDEKPLTVVSAPNDAQHSIALTLTNAPALKNEQPLAIKLGKGIKVPNTAFVSKEVIEETSTLPSRFKIEIADVQTSFDNNTGVVKVITTQELQAGDLSQYYTIQPQVETTAELTENGFIIRGNFTETDTYVLTLTDQIRGVLGTKLEEPTTRDLFFGKMPASIQFANKKALYLSSKGARNIGLAIVNVPKVQVKIAKVYENNILNYLRANRYEEYQEKANGEWGPSGSFNYSDDEAGDLSDVLVNKTIETTDLPKVRGVSALNLALPDQNNTFREGPLREHPLRGVYLVSVSSKDEAYLQASQLVSVSDIGLVARHTNDEVLVWANSIRTGEPLQSVEITLISSNNQSVYTLKTDGTGFVKFEKVSEKAPGFKIALLTASITSTAAGRLSDQDDFNFLFLPDTRVETSRFEVDGKRDNESGFDAFVYGDRNIYRPGETIHVNTIIRSQSWQSVGEVPVLVRLLAPNGREVRVFRKTTNAQGAVVTDVLLDPAAVTGTYTLEVLNANNVLLTSEPISVEEFIPDRIKVDVATDRQTDPTIPAIYKAGQTVTLSLTAMNLFGPPASDRNYEVELQLKRKAFVPKGFGDYDFSIANGQSPTGDEAKTDVFPKELRQGRTNANGQASEKFPISGLYQDIGLLEGKLFVTVFDENGRPVNRLRRLDVLTQDTFFGTRIPTSYVATNSPLAADLVALDPAGQVRSSASALVEVVRYEYQTVIEKEGDGNQSRIKYTTKRREKSVYANTLLFKAGKAAFRYVPTVSGEYEIRVRRPGAAATAYATTHFYAYGFGSTSASSFDVSQEGQVLMTLDKPIYQTGDKANVLFKAPFDGKLLVTVERNRVLEQHWLTTTNKSAEWSFSVGADHLPNVYVTATLIRAIDGTNLPLTVAHGFAPVSVQDPDTKLPVTLTAVGQSRSKTKQIVRIKTVADAQVTVAVVDEGILQLKNFKTPDPHGFFYQKRALEVDSHDLYALLYPELSLKSTSSVGGDGYDLERRVNPLSNGRVRLVALWSGILKTGSDGQAEFSVDIPQFSGDLRVMAVAYKDNAFGSANTNMKVADPIVISTGVPRFLTPGDNLELPVNLSNTTKQPATVTARLSLTGPLATDSVSTQKLTIQPGRESRALFRISAKQAIGAGAITITVNGLNETFTEKTEVTVRPAASLQKTTLSGAVAAGSTQALQLASGFLPGTAQASITLSRSPVAQYVRELSYLLGYPHGCLEQTISKAFPQLYFADLSKQVSANTYFVRAGESDLNPASNVRQAIQKVEGLQIQNGGFSMWPGMIVDGSTTGSTVDPWATAYTVHFLAEAQEAGYEVRSSVLSSAIDYLTTLTNSPATENAVTVDEGQTGTRIVKQVASRTSIYALYALAVAGKPNRSAMNYYKDAALRQSSGALTTDSRYLLASAFFRVGDTRSYVALLPRRFSDNTTGRQTGGSYASPLRNLALVLDALVDTDRDNIQIPTLARQLATALKQSTYLNTQEAAFSFLALGKLARQTANSTATATLTAAGKPLGTLSNTLVNIKRVPTNVPLSLSAKGSGNVYYFAQSEGVPASGKISAEDNGLQVRRQYLSRDGKPMNAIRQNDLVVVKITLVSTNGLNVDNVVVTDLLPAGLEVENPRLTGSLGRDAGDMAWISKSTTGPLARPAHFDLRDDRINFYTTATGTQRTFYYLARAVSKGRFVVGPVSADAMYNAEYRSYNGAGTLLIR; encoded by the coding sequence ATGAAAACGCTTTCCCACCTTCGTAACATCCTCTTAATTAGCACCCTATCTATTTTATTCTTTCATTGTTCGCACTTACCCTTCAACGACATATCGGTTGTAGGACGCAATTTCGATGATGAGGTTCAACAGACCCAGAACCTGATCTTTACGTTCAATAAAAATGTCGGCCCAACCAGTCAATTCGGCGAGTGGGATTCGACTCAATATGTGCGCTTTATTCCGGCCGTTCGTGGAAAATTCAAATGGACGGCTCCCAACGAACTGGTTTTCTCGCCCGCTCTTGCCTTTGAGGCCGCTACGGACTACCGGGCCGAATTGACCGACGATTTACTGAAGCACTCGGACAAAAAAGACCTGAAAATTTCGGGCGACGCCATTGCCTTTCATACCCCGTATCTGCAACTGACGGGTGTCGAGAACTGGTGGTCGCGCGCGCGGGAAACGGGTCAGCCCGTGGCCAAAACCCGCCTGAATTTCAACTATCCGGTTTCGGCCGCAAACGTGGTTGAAAAAGTAGCCGTTTCGTCGGACGAAAAACCGCTCACGGTAGTAAGCGCGCCAAACGATGCCCAGCATTCGATTGCGTTAACGCTTACGAACGCACCTGCCTTGAAGAACGAGCAGCCCCTGGCGATAAAACTTGGCAAAGGGATAAAGGTGCCCAACACGGCCTTTGTCAGCAAAGAAGTCATCGAAGAAACCAGTACGTTACCATCCCGTTTCAAGATTGAGATCGCCGACGTACAAACCAGTTTCGACAACAATACGGGCGTCGTCAAGGTCATTACCACGCAGGAATTGCAGGCAGGCGACCTCAGTCAGTACTACACCATCCAGCCGCAGGTCGAGACAACGGCTGAGCTGACGGAAAACGGCTTCATTATTCGCGGAAACTTCACCGAAACAGACACGTATGTCCTGACGTTGACGGATCAGATTCGGGGCGTATTAGGCACAAAACTGGAAGAGCCTACTACCCGTGATCTGTTTTTCGGGAAAATGCCCGCCAGTATTCAGTTCGCCAATAAAAAAGCGCTGTACCTATCGTCAAAAGGAGCCCGAAACATTGGCCTTGCTATTGTTAACGTCCCTAAAGTACAAGTCAAAATTGCGAAGGTGTACGAAAATAATATCCTCAATTACCTACGCGCCAACCGGTATGAGGAGTATCAGGAAAAAGCCAACGGCGAGTGGGGTCCATCCGGTTCGTTCAACTACAGCGACGACGAAGCCGGCGACTTGAGCGATGTGCTGGTTAACAAAACCATCGAAACTACCGACCTGCCTAAAGTCCGGGGCGTATCGGCGTTGAACCTGGCCTTACCCGACCAGAACAATACCTTCCGGGAGGGTCCACTCCGGGAGCATCCCTTAAGGGGCGTTTATCTTGTTTCAGTATCCTCGAAAGATGAGGCTTATTTGCAGGCTAGCCAGTTGGTATCGGTGTCTGACATTGGTCTGGTGGCGCGTCATACAAACGACGAAGTACTGGTTTGGGCCAACTCGATCCGCACCGGCGAACCCCTGCAAAGTGTTGAGATAACCCTGATCAGTAGCAACAACCAATCGGTATATACCCTGAAAACAGATGGCACTGGCTTCGTCAAATTCGAGAAGGTAAGCGAGAAAGCACCCGGCTTCAAGATCGCTCTCTTAACGGCCAGCATCACCAGCACCGCAGCCGGAAGGCTATCGGATCAGGACGATTTCAACTTTCTGTTTTTGCCCGATACACGAGTCGAAACTTCCCGGTTTGAGGTCGATGGGAAACGCGATAACGAATCGGGTTTTGATGCGTTCGTATACGGCGACCGTAACATTTACCGCCCCGGCGAAACAATACACGTCAACACGATCATTCGGTCGCAGAGCTGGCAAAGCGTGGGCGAAGTGCCCGTGCTGGTTCGTCTTTTGGCGCCCAATGGCCGTGAAGTACGGGTGTTCCGCAAAACAACCAATGCCCAGGGAGCCGTGGTCACGGATGTATTGCTCGACCCGGCGGCCGTAACCGGCACCTACACCCTTGAGGTGTTGAACGCCAATAATGTCCTGCTGACCTCGGAGCCAATCAGTGTCGAAGAGTTTATACCGGATCGGATCAAGGTGGATGTAGCGACGGATCGACAGACCGACCCAACCATACCCGCGATCTATAAGGCCGGGCAAACGGTCACACTTTCGTTGACAGCCATGAACTTGTTCGGTCCGCCCGCATCCGATCGGAACTATGAAGTGGAGTTGCAACTGAAACGAAAGGCGTTCGTCCCCAAAGGATTTGGCGACTATGATTTTAGCATCGCCAACGGCCAGTCGCCAACGGGCGACGAAGCGAAAACCGATGTGTTTCCGAAAGAACTCCGTCAGGGCCGAACGAATGCCAATGGCCAGGCCAGCGAGAAATTTCCCATTTCTGGGCTCTATCAGGACATTGGCTTGCTGGAAGGCAAACTCTTCGTAACCGTCTTCGACGAGAATGGTCGCCCGGTTAATCGGCTCCGGCGGCTGGACGTGCTGACGCAGGACACGTTTTTTGGCACCCGAATACCGACCAGTTACGTTGCCACGAACTCACCCCTTGCCGCTGATCTGGTTGCTCTTGACCCGGCGGGTCAGGTGCGCTCGTCGGCTTCGGCGCTGGTCGAGGTTGTCCGCTACGAGTACCAGACCGTTATTGAAAAGGAAGGTGATGGGAATCAATCACGCATTAAATACACGACCAAACGCCGGGAGAAGTCGGTGTACGCCAACACGCTGTTATTCAAAGCCGGGAAGGCCGCCTTCCGATACGTACCGACGGTTTCCGGCGAATACGAAATCCGCGTTCGCCGGCCGGGCGCAGCGGCAACCGCCTATGCGACGACCCACTTTTATGCCTATGGTTTTGGCAGTACCTCAGCTTCATCCTTCGACGTTAGTCAGGAAGGACAGGTGCTTATGACGCTCGACAAACCCATTTACCAGACCGGCGACAAAGCGAACGTACTGTTCAAGGCTCCCTTCGATGGTAAGTTGCTGGTGACTGTAGAGCGCAACCGTGTGCTTGAACAACACTGGCTTACGACCACCAATAAATCAGCCGAGTGGAGCTTTTCTGTCGGTGCAGATCACTTGCCCAACGTGTATGTCACGGCTACGCTTATTCGGGCCATTGACGGAACAAACCTTCCGCTTACGGTGGCACACGGGTTTGCTCCCGTTTCGGTACAGGACCCGGACACAAAGCTGCCCGTTACGCTCACCGCCGTCGGGCAATCCCGTTCGAAAACCAAGCAGATCGTACGAATTAAAACGGTGGCAGATGCCCAGGTAACAGTGGCCGTTGTCGATGAGGGTATTTTGCAACTAAAGAACTTCAAAACACCGGATCCACATGGCTTCTTTTATCAGAAACGCGCCCTGGAGGTAGATAGCCATGATTTGTACGCCTTGCTTTACCCCGAACTTTCGTTAAAATCAACGTCGAGCGTCGGGGGTGATGGCTATGATCTGGAACGACGCGTTAACCCACTCAGCAACGGTCGAGTACGCTTAGTCGCGCTGTGGAGCGGCATTCTGAAAACCGGTTCCGATGGGCAAGCCGAATTTTCGGTGGACATTCCGCAGTTTTCGGGTGATTTACGTGTGATGGCCGTTGCTTATAAAGACAATGCGTTTGGGTCGGCCAATACCAACATGAAAGTCGCGGATCCCATTGTCATTAGTACGGGCGTACCCCGTTTCCTGACGCCCGGCGATAACCTGGAACTGCCCGTTAACCTCAGCAACACGACCAAACAGCCCGCCACTGTTACCGCCCGATTGAGTTTGACCGGTCCGCTGGCGACCGATAGTGTTAGTACCCAGAAACTGACGATTCAGCCCGGCCGGGAAAGTCGTGCGCTGTTTCGCATTTCGGCTAAACAGGCCATTGGTGCCGGAGCGATTACCATCACGGTCAACGGCCTCAACGAAACCTTTACGGAGAAAACAGAAGTCACCGTTCGTCCCGCAGCATCGCTGCAGAAGACCACGTTGTCGGGTGCCGTCGCTGCCGGATCGACCCAGGCGCTTCAACTGGCCAGTGGTTTTCTGCCCGGAACAGCCCAGGCAAGTATAACCCTGAGCCGGTCGCCAGTTGCGCAATATGTCCGCGAATTATCGTACCTGCTGGGTTATCCACACGGTTGCCTGGAACAGACGATTTCTAAAGCCTTTCCGCAGCTATATTTTGCCGATCTATCCAAACAAGTATCAGCCAATACGTACTTCGTTCGGGCGGGCGAGAGCGATTTAAATCCAGCCTCCAATGTTCGGCAGGCGATACAAAAAGTCGAAGGACTCCAAATACAGAACGGTGGTTTCAGCATGTGGCCGGGTATGATCGTCGATGGCTCAACGACAGGTTCAACCGTCGATCCTTGGGCGACAGCCTATACCGTTCATTTCCTGGCCGAAGCACAGGAAGCGGGCTACGAAGTGCGCTCGTCGGTGTTAAGTTCGGCAATTGACTACCTGACAACCCTTACGAATAGCCCCGCTACCGAAAACGCAGTTACGGTCGATGAAGGTCAAACCGGTACGCGGATCGTGAAGCAGGTAGCCAGCCGCACGAGTATCTATGCACTTTACGCGCTGGCCGTAGCGGGCAAGCCAAATCGGTCGGCCATGAATTACTACAAAGATGCGGCTCTCCGACAAAGTTCAGGCGCGTTGACAACAGACAGCCGTTACCTGCTGGCATCGGCCTTTTTCCGCGTTGGCGACACGCGCAGCTATGTGGCTCTTTTACCCAGGCGCTTCTCCGATAACACCACCGGTCGGCAAACGGGCGGCAGTTATGCATCGCCTTTGCGGAATCTGGCCCTGGTGCTCGACGCCCTTGTCGATACTGATCGTGATAATATTCAGATTCCGACCCTGGCCCGACAATTAGCCACAGCGCTGAAGCAGAGCACTTACCTCAACACCCAGGAAGCAGCATTCTCTTTTCTGGCACTCGGCAAACTAGCCCGCCAAACGGCGAACAGTACCGCCACCGCTACATTAACAGCCGCCGGAAAGCCACTGGGCACCCTGAGCAACACGCTGGTAAACATCAAACGGGTTCCGACCAACGTGCCCCTTAGCCTGAGTGCCAAAGGCTCCGGGAATGTCTATTATTTTGCTCAAAGTGAAGGCGTGCCAGCCAGCGGCAAAATCAGCGCAGAGGATAATGGCCTACAGGTTCGGCGGCAATACCTGAGCCGTGATGGCAAACCGATGAATGCAATTCGGCAGAATGACCTGGTAGTTGTAAAAATAACGCTGGTTAGTACAAATGGACTGAACGTCGACAACGTAGTGGTAACCGATCTGCTACCCGCCGGGCTGGAAGTAGAAAACCCGCGCCTGACCGGATCGCTGGGGCGCGATGCCGGAGACATGGCCTGGATCAGCAAGTCAACAACCGGACCGCTGGCCCGCCCCGCTCACTTCGATCTACGCGACGACCGGATCAATTTTTATACAACAGCCACTGGCACCCAACGGACGTTCTACTACCTGGCGCGTGCCGTATCGAAAGGGCGCTTTGTCGTGGGTCCGGTTTCGGCCGATGCGATGTATAATGCCGAGTATCGTAGTTACAACGGGGCCGGAACCCTGCTCATTCGGTAG
- a CDS encoding nuclear transport factor 2 family protein — protein MNYVFSSLIALLFTTTAFAQQAAASQDPTALGHAFFKALLDEDSKTVESLISSDLEVISFDGQSIDGDLLVQGVSGGAFIIETGDVSDEVTRVYNNDSAVMTGTWKSKGNIQGQAFDNSVTFSVVIAKQAGIWKIVNVQFTPAR, from the coding sequence ATGAATTACGTTTTCTCTTCGCTGATCGCCCTGTTGTTTACAACCACTGCTTTTGCCCAACAGGCAGCAGCCTCGCAAGATCCTACCGCACTTGGCCATGCGTTTTTCAAAGCTTTGCTCGATGAAGACAGCAAAACTGTAGAGAGTTTGATTTCGAGTGATCTGGAGGTGATCAGCTTCGATGGACAATCCATAGATGGCGATTTACTGGTTCAGGGGGTGAGTGGCGGGGCGTTCATTATCGAAACGGGTGACGTTTCGGATGAGGTTACGCGCGTATATAACAACGACTCGGCGGTCATGACGGGCACCTGGAAATCGAAGGGCAACATTCAGGGACAGGCGTTTGACAATAGTGTTACGTTTTCGGTGGTGATCGCCAAACAGGCTGGCATCTGGAAAATCGTCAATGTGCAGTTTACGCCCGCACGTTAA
- the pbpC gene encoding penicillin-binding protein 1C, protein MAMFGSIMSNVRGIIKRLAKYRLVKTLLVALLIFFGLDFSFPIRNRVPYSTIITARDGSILHAFLSRDDKWRMYAELDDITPTLRNAILFKEDKYFWYHPGFNPIAMIRAAARNLLTGRRTSGASTITMQTVRLLEPRERTYISKFIELFRALQLELHYSKDEILQLYLNLIPYGGNIEGLKSASLLYFGKSPALLSLAELTTLTIIPNRPSSLRLGIHNALVVQERNRWLARFRTSHLFNETTIADALNEPLVAYRREAPQRAPHLSRRLRLENRDLPIIRSSLSPTIQSTAERLVQQYANRIRAYNIHNSAVLIVDNLSHEVVAYVGSADFGNTFDGGQVDGVRAIRSPGSALKPLLYGLAFDAGIITPKTKLADVPTNFGGYEPDNYDRRFNGPVTAEFALANSLNIPAVALLKEVGTPALVSTLQKAGFSAIRKQAKALGLSMILGGCGVTLEEMTRLYTGLANEGQVSPLVFTSSDRRTESVSLLSPEAAYLVTHTLTQITRPDLPNNFDNSYHLPRIAWKTGTSYGRRDAWSIGYNQRYTIGVWVGNFSGAGVAELSGANTATPLLFQLFNVLDYNAPTGWFKIPKAATKLSSRLICPETGDVPGEFCTNPVTDYCIMGISRYRRCQHRKAVFTNEARTISYCAHCMPDSGAVRRDYPNVSPEIRAFYQSHSIPIEAVPPHNPACERVFGSQNAEQAGPLITSLNNGSEYFINPKQQTELELACQVPTGVQTVFWYLNDKLYRRAKPTEAVFFKPRPGLLKISCADDRGQSRDIRVIIKNE, encoded by the coding sequence ATGGCGATGTTCGGGTCAATAATGAGCAATGTACGTGGTATCATCAAACGGTTGGCAAAATACCGTCTAGTGAAAACCCTTCTGGTGGCGCTATTGATTTTTTTCGGTCTGGATTTTTCCTTTCCGATCCGCAATCGTGTTCCCTACTCAACCATCATTACCGCTCGTGACGGCTCTATTTTACACGCCTTTCTGAGCCGCGACGACAAATGGCGAATGTATGCTGAACTAGACGACATTACGCCCACTCTCCGCAACGCCATTCTCTTTAAGGAAGACAAATATTTCTGGTACCATCCGGGTTTCAACCCCATAGCGATGATCCGGGCAGCTGCCCGAAACCTGCTGACAGGCCGACGAACATCGGGGGCTTCGACCATTACCATGCAAACCGTTCGCCTGCTCGAACCACGCGAACGAACCTATATCAGCAAATTCATCGAGCTATTCCGGGCTCTGCAACTCGAACTTCATTATTCGAAAGACGAGATTCTGCAGCTGTACTTAAATTTGATTCCATACGGCGGTAACATTGAAGGGCTTAAATCAGCGTCACTTCTCTATTTTGGCAAATCACCCGCCCTGCTGAGTCTGGCCGAACTGACAACGCTGACCATTATCCCAAACCGACCATCGAGTTTACGACTGGGTATCCACAATGCACTGGTCGTGCAGGAGCGAAACCGCTGGCTTGCCCGCTTCCGAACGAGTCATCTTTTTAATGAAACCACGATTGCCGATGCGCTGAATGAACCACTCGTGGCCTATCGGCGGGAAGCACCCCAACGGGCACCGCACCTGTCGCGTCGACTTCGGCTCGAAAACCGCGACCTGCCCATCATTCGCTCATCTCTTTCCCCAACGATACAGTCAACGGCCGAGCGGCTGGTACAGCAATATGCCAACCGTATTCGGGCCTATAATATCCACAATTCGGCAGTGCTAATTGTGGATAACCTATCCCATGAGGTGGTTGCCTATGTCGGCTCGGCCGATTTTGGCAATACATTCGATGGCGGGCAGGTCGATGGTGTCCGGGCGATACGGTCGCCGGGGAGTGCGCTGAAACCATTGCTGTACGGGTTAGCCTTCGACGCAGGCATTATCACCCCTAAAACAAAACTAGCCGATGTGCCCACTAACTTCGGTGGTTATGAACCCGACAACTACGACCGGCGCTTCAATGGTCCCGTCACGGCAGAATTTGCGCTGGCCAACTCGCTCAACATTCCGGCAGTTGCGTTACTAAAAGAAGTAGGCACTCCGGCCCTCGTTTCGACGCTTCAAAAAGCGGGTTTTTCGGCCATCAGGAAACAGGCAAAAGCGCTGGGGCTTTCCATGATTCTGGGCGGGTGTGGCGTTACGCTCGAAGAGATGACGCGCTTATATACCGGTCTGGCGAATGAAGGGCAGGTGAGCCCACTGGTGTTCACCTCATCGGACCGCCGAACAGAGTCAGTTTCTCTCCTCTCGCCCGAAGCCGCCTACCTGGTCACGCATACGCTTACCCAGATTACCCGGCCTGACTTACCCAATAATTTCGACAACAGCTATCACCTGCCACGGATTGCCTGGAAAACCGGAACGTCATACGGTCGGCGCGATGCGTGGAGCATTGGGTATAATCAACGGTACACCATTGGCGTTTGGGTGGGTAATTTTTCGGGGGCGGGGGTAGCGGAACTGAGTGGCGCCAATACGGCCACACCGTTGTTGTTTCAGCTTTTCAACGTACTGGACTACAACGCACCGACGGGTTGGTTTAAGATACCCAAAGCCGCCACCAAACTGAGCAGCCGACTTATCTGCCCCGAAACGGGCGACGTTCCGGGTGAGTTTTGTACGAATCCAGTTACCGACTATTGCATCATGGGCATTTCCCGGTATCGGCGATGCCAGCACCGGAAAGCCGTTTTCACCAACGAAGCCCGAACAATCTCTTACTGCGCCCATTGTATGCCCGATTCTGGCGCGGTACGCCGGGACTATCCGAATGTATCCCCTGAAATCAGGGCGTTTTACCAAAGCCACAGTATTCCCATCGAAGCCGTCCCGCCACATAATCCCGCTTGTGAACGCGTGTTTGGTAGTCAGAACGCAGAGCAGGCGGGGCCGCTGATCACGAGTCTGAATAACGGAAGTGAGTACTTCATCAACCCAAAACAACAGACCGAACTGGAGTTGGCCTGTCAGGTTCCTACGGGTGTGCAAACCGTGTTCTGGTACTTAAACGATAAGCTTTACCGCCGGGCTAAACCTACGGAAGCGGTCTTTTTCAAACCACGCCCGGGGCTGCTGAAAATCTCCTGCGCCGATGACCGGGGACAGAGCCGTGATATTCGGGTGATCATCAAAAATGAGTAA